GATGCCGGCCTTGTTGCAGGCATCGACGAATTCGGGACTTTCCGACAACAGGCCATAACCTGGATGAATGGCATCGGCGCCTGAGAGCTTTGCGACGCGGATCACTTCCTCGATCGACAAATAACTTTCGATCGGGCCCATGTCCTTGGCAAGATGCGGGCCGCGGCCGACCTGATAGCTTTCGTCCGCTTTGAAACGGTGCAGCGCCAGCTTGTCTTCCTCCGCCCAGATCGCCACGGTTTTTATTCCAAGCTCGTTGGCCGCGCGAAACACGCGAATGGCAATTTCGGAGCGATTGGCAACGAGTATCTTGGAAATGGGCAAAACGGTCTCCTCAGGCGTTCAGACGCGGGCATGCTGCACCCGCGAAGGAAATTCTTAACTTCTTGTTACAGGAAGTTCAATTTCTCTTGCGACTGCGAAATGCAATTTCTCGCCATTCTAAATGCTGATGATGTCAGGCCGGATCGGCATAAATCGTATTTCTTATCAAAATCAAAGGCATAGCATGAAAACCGCTCATCCTTTCGGCATCATGCTCTAGCTTATCAAGCGGTGACGGAAGGCAAGCGCCACCGCCTGCTGCCGGTTTTTCGCCTTCAGCTTGTTCTGCAAGCCGTTCATATACCAGTCGACGGTGTGGTTTGAGATCTTCAGCATCTTGCTGATTTCCATCGAGGTCATGCCTTCGGCGAGATAATGCAGGATCTCCATTTCGCGTCGCGTCAGCGGCGTGTCGGCCGGCAGCACGGTTTCCAGCGCCTCCGCCTCATCCTTCAGCTCGAGCAATCGCCAGAAGCTTTTGCGTGCCACGGCCTCGAAAAGGGCGATCTCCACCGGCGACAGCTCGATCGGCTTGCCGGCGAGACTGAGGTTGCCGAGAATGCCGTTCCGTCCGTGGATCGGAAAGATATAACCGTCTTCCAGTCCGTGACCGAAAGCATCGACCATCATCTGCTCCATCCGACGCTTCTGCGCATCCTTGCGGAATGCTGCCAGGCTTTCCCGCCAGCGGAAGGGCCGCTGCGCATGAGCGAGGTAGCGCACCATCGGATCGATCAGCACATATTTTTTCGCGGTATAG
This Rhizobium sp. NZLR1 DNA region includes the following protein-coding sequences:
- a CDS encoding LuxR family transcriptional regulator, with product MNINLLIQLLIILEETSNPQAVVTELEQVIQDCGFEYYGLRRHLPQNPAQQNPEPWAAALAGRWPQQWPQIYTAKKYVLIDPMVRYLAHAQRPFRWRESLAAFRKDAQKRRMEQMMVDAFGHGLEDGYIFPIHGRNGILGNLSLAGKPIELSPVEIALFEAVARKSFWRLLELKDEAEALETVLPADTPLTRREMEILHYLAEGMTSMEISKMLKISNHTVDWYMNGLQNKLKAKNRQQAVALAFRHRLIS